The Mycolicibacterium aurum genome segment GGCGTACTCGATACCGATGACGCCGGCACCGACCACCACCATCGACGTGGGCAGGGACTTGAGGTCGAGGATCCCGTCGGAGTCCAGCACCCGGTGCTCGTCGAACTCCACGCCCGTCGGGCGGGCAGGTTTGGTGCCCGTCGCGATGACGACGTATTCGCCTGTCACCGTGGTGCGTTCGCCGCGGTGCGGCTCCTCGACGAGCACGGTGTGCGGATCGAGGAAGCGTCCGTGCCCCTCCACCAGGTCGATGCGGTTGCGCATCAACTGCGAGCGGACCACGTCCTGCTCCTTGGTGATGACGTGCGTGGTGCGGGCCAGCAGGTCGGCGGGGGTGATCTTCTCCTTGACCCGGTAGCTGGCCCCGTAGAGCTCCCGCTGACTCATTCCGGTGAGGTAGACGACGGCCTCGCGCAACGTCTTCGACGGGATGGTGCCGGTGTTGACGCAGACGCCGCCGAGCATGCGGCCACGTTCCACGACGGCGACCGACTTTCCGAGTTTCGCGGCCGCGATGGCAGCCTTCTGCCCGCCGGGACCGGAACCGATGACGACAAGGTCGTACTCCAGCATCGAAGCCATGGCAACAAGGTCTACGCCGGTTACTGCGATCTCGCATGTCGACCGACGGCAACAACTGGTGAACAGCTCATCCCCGGGACGGCTCGTGCGCCGTCATCCCCAAACCCGGTTTCGTCCCCAGTTGTGCGGCGCCGCAGCACCATCAGAGGTTCGTCGTCGGTCGCTCTTGCCAGGTTTGCGGTATGGCCTCAACACATCACCCCGAATCCTCACTCGACCGTCCCGGCGCCCTGATCGCGGCACTGCCGGCCGTGCTCGGCTTCGTCCCGGCGCAATCCCTGGTGCTGGTCACCGTCGCCGACGGCGAGACGGGCGCTGTCCTGCGGTCGGATCTGTCTGACGCCGGCGAAACGCTTTCTCAGCTCGCGGATCTGGCGTCGCGCTCCGGCGCCGAATCCGTGCTGGCCGTCATCGTCGACGACAAGGGTGCCGGCTGTCCGATGTGCGCCGACGAGCACCGCTGGCTGGCGGACTCGTTGGCGGCCGAGCTCGCCGATCGTGGCATCGAGCTGATCGCTACGAACGTCGTGGCCGAGGTCGCCGCGGGGGCACGGTGGCACTGCGTGGACGGCTGCGGGAATTCGGGGCTCGTGGAGGATCCGACTTCGTCGCCGAGCGCAGTGGCCGCGGTGCTGGACGGCCGTCGCCTCTACCGGCGGCGGGAAGATCTGGTGCAGGTGGTCGCCACTGCCGACCCGGCACGCACCGCAGCGCTGGAGGTGCGCATCGCGGCGGCTGATGCGTCGCCGGGCCAGCGGTCGGACGCGCAGGTCCGCGCCGCCATCGAGCATGCGCTCGGGTGTGCCGAACGGCATGGCCGCGGTCAGTCGCCGAGCGATGAGCAGCTGACGCGACTGGCCCTGGCGCTGACCGACGCGCGGGTCCGGGACACGCTCTATGCGTTGGCAGTGGGGGACAGGGCGGCCGAGGCGGAGGCGTTGTGGGCCGCGCTGGCACGTTGTCTACCTGCTCGCTGGCGGGTGGAAGCCCTTGTGCTGCTGGCTTTTTCGGCGTACTCCCGCGGCGACGGCCCACTGGCTGGGATCTCACTCGATGCGGCGCTGCGCTGCGCACCGGAGCACAGAATGGCGGGCATGTTGGACCAGGCGCTGCAGGCGGGAATGCGGCCTGAACAGATCCGCGAGCTCGCCACGACCGGATATCGACTGGCCCGGCAGCTGGGTGTACGCCTGCCGCCACGCCGGATGTTCGGACGGCGGGCCGGGTAGGTCAGACCTTTTCGACCTTGACGGCGTGTGCCATCTCGTGCGGCAACTCGACCTGCTCATGACCCGGGATGACGATCATGACACCACCGTGGTCGGTGACCTCGACCGTGACGCGCGCGTTGGGCACCACCCCGGCGTCCTTGAGTCGGGCGATCAGATCGGAATCGCCCTGGACGTGCTCGGTCAGCTGACGGACGACCACCGCGACCGGCATCCCCGAGGGAAGCTCGGTGAGGCGCGCCAGGCTCATAGTCTCGTGGGCCAGCTCGTTGCCGACGCCGAGCTCCGACAGGCCCGGAATGGGATTGCCGAACGGGGATGTGGTCGGGTTGTTGAGCACCTGCACCAGCCGGCGCTCGACGTCCACGCTCATCACGTGCTCCCAGCGGCAGGCCTCGGCGTGCACTTCCTCCCACGGCAGACCGATCACATCGACCAGCAGACGTTCGGCGAGGCGGTGCTTACGCATCACCGCAACTGCCAGCGCGCGACCCTTGTCGGTGAGCTCCAGGTGCCGATCACCGGCGACATGCAGCAGACCGTCACGCTCCATCCGGGACACAGTCTGGCTGACGGTGGGTCCACTCTGGTCGAGACGTTCGGCGATGCGCGCACGCAGTGGGATCACGCCCTCTTCTTCGAGGTCGTAGATCGTTCGCAGATACATCTCGGTGGTATCGACAAGATCGTTCATTGCACACCCTCCGTCTCAGGTGAGTCTACCGGGCTGCCCGACGCACAGCGGTGCTTCCCGGGGCGACACGGCCCACACCCGGCCAGACGGCCGGAACGCCAGAAAACCCGCCGGATGTCCGGCGGGTCTCCTGGGCGTCGTCGTCACTCAGCTGGCATAGGAGCGCAGGCGGTCGGCCCGCTCGCCGTTGCGAAGCTTGGCCATCACCTCACGCTCGATCTGGCGCACCCGCTCCCGGGACAGGCCGAACAGCTTGCCGATCTGGTCCAGGGTGCGGGGCTGACCGTCGTCGAGGCCGAACCGCAACCGGATGACCTGCTGCTCACGCTCGTCGAGCGTGGCCAGCACGTACCGGATGTCGGTGTGCAACAGCTCGGAGATCACCGCGTTCTCGGCGGACATCGCCTCGGCGTCCTCGATGAAGTCGCCCAGGGGCGCCTCTTCGTCGCTCCCCACGGGCATGTCGAGGCTCACCGGATCGCGGCTGTGGGACAGCAGGTCGGCGATCTTCTCCGCCGGGATTCCCGACTCCTCCGCCAGTTCGTCGTCAGTGGCGTCGCGACCGAGATTCTGGTGCATCTCGCGCTTGATGCGCGCGAGCTTGTTCACCTGCTCGACGAGGTGGACCGGGAGCCGGATGGTGCGACTCTGGTCGGCCATACCGCGGGTGATCGCCTGGCGGATCCACCACGTCGCGTACGTGGAGAACTTGAACCCCTTGGCGTAGTCGAACTTTTCCATCGCTCGGATCAGGCCGAGGTTGCCCTCCTGGATCAGGTCCAGCAGCGGCATGCCCCGACCGGTGTAGCGCTTGGCCAGCGACACGACCAGCCTCAGGTTGGCCTCGAGCAGGTGGCGCCGGGCTGCCTCGCCGTCGCGCACGACGGCCGCGAGGTCACGTTTGCGGTTGTCGCCCAGCCTCTTACGCGTAGCGAGCAGGTGCTGGGCGTAGAGCCCCGCCTCGATGCGCTTGGCGAGTTCCACCTCGTCGGCGGCGGTGAGCAACGCGGTCTTCCCGATGCCGTTCAGATAAACGCGCACCAGGTCCGCGGCCGGGCTCTGAGCGTCCAGATCTTGGTCAACGCGAGTGCTGGTGGCATTTGCCATGACGGCCTCCTGATCGGTCGAACTTTCATGAGCTTTAACGCCCTGCGCTGGCAAAGAGTTCCCAGCCTTGCGGCGGTTCACACCTTCTGAGCTGGGGTTATCGGGGCTCGACCTGAGAAAGTGCTGAGAAGAGAGCGAGAAGATACTCAGCGGGGAACGTCGTCGTCGACGACGTACTCGTCCGGTCGCGGCTGCGCAGTGCGCACACCTTCGATCGCGGGCCGTTCGGCGGTGGGAAACAACGGGATGCGGCGGTTGCCCTGATATCGCCGGGGTTCCTCCGCTCGCCGGGGCGGCCTGTCGTTGGCGATCAGGACGGCCATCCAGGGCAGAGGGATCGCGATCACGATGATCGCCAACGAGATCAGGCCGTTGTGCCAAATGCCGTAGGCGACCGCGGCCAGGATGAGAGAAGGCACGCGAAATGACATCAGCGCCAAGTACTTGCGTACGCGCTTGCGGTGCTGTTCCTCGTAGGCGGTGGCAGCCCTGGTGATCAGAACGGGGCGGCCGTCGTCGTCGAAACTCAGCTCTTGGCCTTGTTTCATGCCTCCACTGTTCCACATCCGGGCCGCTGCACACCGGTTGCGTTTCTTACCGAACTATTGCCAGGCAGAATGGGCCCATGGAAACCCAGACCATCGAACGCACCGACACCGACGAACGCGTCGACGACGGGACGGACAGCGACACCCCGAAGTTCTTCCACTATGTGAAGAAGGACAAGATCGCCGAGAGCGCGGTCATGGGCACCCACGTCGTCGCGCTGTGCGGCGAGGTGTTCCCGGTGACGCGGTCGGCCAAGCCGGGGTCGCCGGTATGCCCCGACTGCAAGCGGATCTACGAGCAGCTCAAGAAGTAGCGGTCTCGCCCTCGGTGGCGGGGCCGTCGGCGACGGCGGCCGAACGTGGGGGTGCGGCGGGCGCCCCGGACGCCGGGGAGACGTCCGCGGTTGATCCGTCGGCCCTGGTGAAGGACTCGGCCTTGGCTTCCAGCCACCATCGGAACCGTTTGGCGTGGGTGTTCGGTGCCGGCCACTCCTCTTCGATGGCTGCATTGAGTTCGGCGCCGATCATGATGGCGAAGCCGAGGAAGAACGCGAACAGCAGGAACGCAATGGGCGTCGCCAGCGCCCCATACGTGTAGCCCGTGCTGGTGATCCAGGTCAGGTACACCCGCAGGCCCCACGTCGCGGTCAGGAACACCACCGCGGCCAGCACCGAGCCGCCCAGCAGCCGATGGGACGGCAGGGGCCGGGGCAGCGAGACGCGGTAGAGCACATTGATCGCCACCACCAGCGTCAGCAGGAGCACCGGGTAGTACCCGAACCGGAGTACGTGGTCCCAGCTGTCGGGGATGAACTCGGCGATCTTGCGCGGACCGAGCGCCAGGAAGGGTGCGGTCGCGATCGCACCGATGAGCATCACGACGTAGAGGCCCAGGGAGAAGAACCGCTGCCGCACGGGGTGACGCAACGGTGTCTGGTCGTGCGCCTCGGTGATGGAATCGACGAACGCCGAGATGGCCGACGACCCGGCCCACAGCGAGATCACAAAGCCGACCGACACCACCTCGCCCCGGGCGCCCTGGACGATGTCACGGACCGTCGGCTCGATGATCTCGGCAACCACGTTGGGTGAGAAGAACCGTTCGGTGGTGCTGATCAGCTGGTCCTGGATCGTCGGCAGGGTGTCCGGGCCGAACAGCGGTGCGATGTAGGCGAGGCTGCCGAGCATCCCGAGCAACAGCGGTGGCAACGACAGCGCGCACCAGAAAGCCGCTTGAGCCGATTCCGAGAAGATCGAATCGTCCCAACTCTTCGCCAGCGTCCGCACACTGATGTGGCGAATATGGTGACGCGACGTCTTCGGCTTCTGGGGCGCCCCGGATTCCGGCACCTGCGACTGGTCACTCATGACCAGTCCAGCATTACCGATTCGCTGGCCTAAGGCTGCAGCGGGCTCACTTCCAGCACGGCAGCAAGTTCGACCAGCTTCGCCTCATGCTCGTTGGCGTGGTGCTGGCAGAACAAGAGAACGGCACCGGAAGGAAGCTTGGCCCGTACTCGGGCCGCGGCGCCACAGCGGTCGCAGCGGTCAGCCTTGGTCAATTCAGGACTGGTGAGCGTTGCGGTCATGGCACCTCCATAGGGTGTAGCGACTTGATGTCTACTCTGTCAGACGCTTCGGGTTCCGGCGTTGTTCCCCGGGGGTTTACAGGTGTGTCGTGTCTCACGAGCGTCCGGTTGCGACGTCGGAAGGGTGGCGGTATGGCTTCGGAGCTGTTTGTCCACCTGTGTGGTGGAGAGGAATGGGAAGTGGCGCAACGCACCGGAGTCCATGCGCCTGAGTCGCTGCGGGCTGTCGGGTTCGTCCACCTGTCGAGTGTCGAGCAGGTTCATCTACCCGCCAATCGGCTGTATGCCGACCGGACAGATCTGATGCTACTCCGCATCGACGGTGCACGGCTTTCCTCGTCTGTTCGCTGGGAGCCCGGCGTGCCCGCCGATCCCGATGGCATGGAGTTCCCACATCTGTACGGTCCATTGCCTGTCGATGCTGTGATAAGCGTCACTCCATATCGTCCCGGGCCGGACGGCCGGTACGCACCGCTGAGCGCCTAGTCGGGTGCGACGAACGCATCCACCTCGATCTCCACGAGCAGGCCGGGGTCGATGAGGGCCGACACCTCCACCATGGTGGCCACTGGCCCGATGGCCCCGAAGACATCGGCATGGACCTCGGCGATCTCGCGCCATGCCGAGATGTCGGTGACGTACATGCGGGTTCGCACGACGTCGGCGAACGATGCCCCGGCCTGGGCGAGGGCGATGTCGATGCGGCGCAGTGCCTCCCGCGCCTGCGCCGCCGCGCTGTCACCCGGGGCTGTGGTGCCGGCGACGGCGACATGCGGACCGACGCGGACTGCGCGGGAGTAGCCGACGAAGCGTTCGAACTCGGATCCGGAGGAGATGTTGACGCGCTGGCTCACGCCGTCAACGTAATCGGCGCCGTGTGAGGCACGCCGGGACATGGACCGATCGTGACTCAATACACTGATCAGCCGTGGGCATCATCTTTGGCTTTGCACCGTGGATCGTGTACTGGGTTCTGGTCGGGAACGTGCCGTTCCACACGGCAGTGCTCGTGGCGCTCGCGGTGTCGGTGGCGGCGTTCGTCGCCGCGCGCGTGACGGGCTCACCCGGGCGCACGCTGGAGATCGGCGCTGTCGCAACCTTTCTGGTCCTCACGGCGCTCACCTTCACCGTCAGCACGCGGTTCATGGAGCAGTGGATGCAGCCGCTGAGCAACGCGGGGATCTTCCTCGTCGCGTTGCTCAGCGCGGTCAGCGGCAGGCCCTTCGTGCGCGAGTTCGCCGTCGTGGGCCAGCCCAAGGAGGTCGTCGAGAGCGAACCGTTCGCCCGGATCACCTCGGTTCTGACCTGGATCTGGATAGCGGCGTTCGCCGGCATGACGCTGTCATCGGCGATTCCTCCTGTCGTCCAGGGCGACGCGACGATCCTCGACACCGAGACCCCGCTGTCCTTCCTGTGCTACTGGGTGATCCCCTTTTCACTGCTCGGCGTGGCCGCGCTGCTGACCCGGGTGCTGCCGGAGCGGATGGTGCCGCCCGCGGACGAGATCGTGCGCAAGACGACGTTCGTCGCCTTCGCCGAAGCCGAGATAGATCAGCTCATCTATCTGGCGACCGAACACGCCAACCGCGAGGTCGGCGCCGGCAAGGAGGCGTTCGACATCAGAATCGGCTCCAAGGGCGTACCACTCGTCGGTGACGAGACCCGCGAGTCCTGGCCGTCGACGTACAAGGTGCGCGAGCGCAAGCGCTGACTCCTCACCCGCGGGAGCTGATCAGACCGCGACGGCCTCGACGACCGAGAGCGGGCTCACGGTCGGGATCACCCGGGTCAACTGGAATCCGGCCTGGCCCAACAGCTGCTCGTACTCGGACCGGGTGCGTTCCCTGCCGCTGACCATCAGCAGCATCTCCAGGTCCAGCAGGTGGCCGATGAACGACGAAGCCCGTTCCGGCAGAACCATTTCCAGCAAGACCAGCTTTCCTCCGTCAGTGACTGCGGCGCGGATGTTGCGCAGAATCGTCAGGGCCTCCGCGTCACTCCAGTCGTGGATGATGTTCTTCATCACGTACAGGTCGCCGCCTGCGGGCACCGACTCCATGAACGACCCGGCGGCCACGGTGCTACGCTGACTCACGTCGGACCGATCGAGCAGCGCCCCGGCACCCGCGACGACTTCCGGCAGGTCGTACAGGATGCCCTTGGCGTTGGGGGCGCTGCGCAGGATCGTGGCCAGCACGGCGCCGTGCCCGCCGCCCACATCGACCACCAGGCGGGCGCCGGTGAAGTCGTACGCCTGCAGCGCAACATCGTTGGACAGCCCGCTGGCGGCGGTCATCGCGTTGTTGAAGACCGCGGCGAATTCGGGGTCGGTGGCGAGGTAGTCGAAGAACGGCATGCCGCGCAGCTTCTCGGCGGCGGGCCGGCCGGTCTGCACCGAGTAGGCCAGGCTGCCCCAGTCGGCCCACCGCGCGGGGTGACCGATGAAGAGCACCATGTCGCGCAGCGAGCCGTCGACACCCTCCCGCAGTGCCTCACCGACCGGCGTCAACGTGAACCGGCCGTCGCGGCGCTGCCGCAGCACCCCGCGACTGGTCAGCGCCCGCATCAGCCGGTGCAGCGCATCGGGTTCGGCGCCGACCCGAGCGGCGATGTCGTGGGCGCGCGCCGGCCCCGCGGCCAGTTCGTCGGCAATGCCGAGCTTGGCGGCGACGTAGAGCACCTGAGTGGTCCAGGCGCCGGTCGCCAGTTCCAGGAGCGCGATGTTTCCCGGCACCGAGGATCGGTGCAGTGTGGCCAGCCCGGCGCGGACCCCGTCTATTGCGCGGATGATCCGCACCGGCGGAACCTTCTTCTTCGGCGCGGAAGGGGCGTCTGCTTTTGTCAGCGTCGATCTCACGCCGACGAACGTAGGCGAGCGGCCTTAATTAATTCTTGGAGCCGGGCGGGGTTGCCTAGTTGTACTGACCTGAGAGGTTAGGTACGCGGCTGGCTGGTGGTTGACCGCCGAGTGCTGTGTGGCCGCGGTGGTGATTGTAGTTGTGCAGCCATCGCGGGTACTCCTGGCAGCGTTGTTGGTCGCTGGTGTACAGCCGGGCGTAGGCCCACTCATCGGCCAGGGTCCGGTGGAATCTCTCCACCTTCCCGTTGGTCTGCGGCCGATAGGGTCGAGTGCGCCGATGTTCGATGTCATCGCCTAGCGCCTTGCGGAATACATGCGACCGGTAGCAAGATCCGTTATCAGTCAACACCTTTCGAACAATGATTCCCTGTTCGACGAACCAGGCGTTGGCGCGTTCCCAGAACTCGGAGGCGGTCTCCTTGCGTTCATCGGCCAGCATCTCGGAGAAGACCAGACGGGAGTGCGCATCCAGCGCGGTGTGTAGGAAGTGATAGCCCCGCAACGGCTGTCGGTACTTATTGGTGGCTCCGGTCTTGTCGGCTTGGGCGTTGCGCTTACCTGCGGAGCGACCCAGCATCTTCCAGCCGCCGCCGGCGGGGATCTTTCCCAGCTTCTTGACATCGACGTGCACCAGATCACCGCACGCCGCAGATTCCATGCGGCGCACGACGCGGCCGGTGGCGCGGTCGAGCCAGCGCAGTCGGGCGATCCGGTAGCGGCGCAGCACGTTGTGCACCGTGGAGACGTTCAGTCGCAGCAGGTAGGCGATTCGGGCCGGTCCCCAACGGCGGGTGACGCGCACCCCGATGATGCGGCGTTCGGTCCGTGTCGGGGTGCGGTTGGGGCTGCGATGGGGTCGTGAGCTGCGGTCGGCCATTCCGGCCTCGCCCAGCTCGACGTAGCGGTCCCTCCAACGGACGGCGGTGCCTACCGATACCTGGAATCGTTCGGCCGCGCGGCGTAGCGACCAGCCATCATCGACGATGCACCGAGCCAGCCTCAAGCGACCCGTTTCGGACAAAGGGGCATTACGGTGAACCACGAAGACCTCCGAGGTGGGTTGGTGCGTTCCTAGACAGCTCGCACTTCACTCGGAGGTCTTCGCCTTGTCACCTCACCACGCCGTACCTAACGTCCGTGGTCAGTACACCTAGTCCAGATAGTCGCGCAGCACCTGAGATCGGCTGGGGTGACGGAGCTTCGACATCGTCTTGCTCTCGATCTGACGGATGCGCTCACGCGTCACGCCGTACACCTGGCCGATCTCGTCGAGGGTGCGGGGCTGACCGTCGGTCAAGCCGAACCGCAGCCGAACCACACCGGCTTCCCGCTCCGACAGCGTCTCAAGGACGGACTGCAGCTGGTCCTGGAGCAGCGTGAACGAGACCGCGTCGACGGCCACCACGGCTTCGGAGTCCTCGATGAAGTCGCCGAGCTGGCTGTCGCCTTCGTCGCCGATCGTCTGATCCAGCGAGATGGGCTCGCGCGCGTACTGCTGGATCTCCAGCACCTTCTCCGGCGTGATGTCCATCTCCTTGGCCAGCTCTTCAGGCGTGGGCTCGCGGCCCAGATCCTGGAGCAGCTCGCGCTGGATGCGGCCGAGCTTGTTGATGACCTCGACCATGTGCACCGGGATGCGGATGGTGCGGGCCTGGTCGGCCATGGCCCGGGTGATGGCCTGACGGATCCACCACGTCGCGTACGTGGAGAACTTATAACC includes the following:
- a CDS encoding DUF4192 domain-containing protein; protein product: MASTHHPESSLDRPGALIAALPAVLGFVPAQSLVLVTVADGETGAVLRSDLSDAGETLSQLADLASRSGAESVLAVIVDDKGAGCPMCADEHRWLADSLAAELADRGIELIATNVVAEVAAGARWHCVDGCGNSGLVEDPTSSPSAVAAVLDGRRLYRRREDLVQVVATADPARTAALEVRIAAADASPGQRSDAQVRAAIEHALGCAERHGRGQSPSDEQLTRLALALTDARVRDTLYALAVGDRAAEAEALWAALARCLPARWRVEALVLLAFSAYSRGDGPLAGISLDAALRCAPEHRMAGMLDQALQAGMRPEQIRELATTGYRLARQLGVRLPPRRMFGRRAG
- a CDS encoding metal-dependent transcriptional regulator; amino-acid sequence: MNDLVDTTEMYLRTIYDLEEEGVIPLRARIAERLDQSGPTVSQTVSRMERDGLLHVAGDRHLELTDKGRALAVAVMRKHRLAERLLVDVIGLPWEEVHAEACRWEHVMSVDVERRLVQVLNNPTTSPFGNPIPGLSELGVGNELAHETMSLARLTELPSGMPVAVVVRQLTEHVQGDSDLIARLKDAGVVPNARVTVEVTDHGGVMIVIPGHEQVELPHEMAHAVKVEKV
- a CDS encoding sigma-70 family RNA polymerase sigma factor produces the protein MANATSTRVDQDLDAQSPAADLVRVYLNGIGKTALLTAADEVELAKRIEAGLYAQHLLATRKRLGDNRKRDLAAVVRDGEAARRHLLEANLRLVVSLAKRYTGRGMPLLDLIQEGNLGLIRAMEKFDYAKGFKFSTYATWWIRQAITRGMADQSRTIRLPVHLVEQVNKLARIKREMHQNLGRDATDDELAEESGIPAEKIADLLSHSRDPVSLDMPVGSDEEAPLGDFIEDAEAMSAENAVISELLHTDIRYVLATLDEREQQVIRLRFGLDDGQPRTLDQIGKLFGLSRERVRQIEREVMAKLRNGERADRLRSYAS
- a CDS encoding DUF3099 domain-containing protein, producing MKQGQELSFDDDGRPVLITRAATAYEEQHRKRVRKYLALMSFRVPSLILAAVAYGIWHNGLISLAIIVIAIPLPWMAVLIANDRPPRRAEEPRRYQGNRRIPLFPTAERPAIEGVRTAQPRPDEYVVDDDVPR
- a CDS encoding DUF3039 domain-containing protein, with protein sequence METQTIERTDTDERVDDGTDSDTPKFFHYVKKDKIAESAVMGTHVVALCGEVFPVTRSAKPGSPVCPDCKRIYEQLKK
- a CDS encoding YihY/virulence factor BrkB family protein, with protein sequence MSDQSQVPESGAPQKPKTSRHHIRHISVRTLAKSWDDSIFSESAQAAFWCALSLPPLLLGMLGSLAYIAPLFGPDTLPTIQDQLISTTERFFSPNVVAEIIEPTVRDIVQGARGEVVSVGFVISLWAGSSAISAFVDSITEAHDQTPLRHPVRQRFFSLGLYVVMLIGAIATAPFLALGPRKIAEFIPDSWDHVLRFGYYPVLLLTLVVAINVLYRVSLPRPLPSHRLLGGSVLAAVVFLTATWGLRVYLTWITSTGYTYGALATPIAFLLFAFFLGFAIMIGAELNAAIEEEWPAPNTHAKRFRWWLEAKAESFTRADGSTADVSPASGAPAAPPRSAAVADGPATEGETATS
- a CDS encoding DUF7455 domain-containing protein, with translation MTATLTSPELTKADRCDRCGAAARVRAKLPSGAVLLFCQHHANEHEAKLVELAAVLEVSPLQP
- a CDS encoding DUF952 domain-containing protein; its protein translation is MASELFVHLCGGEEWEVAQRTGVHAPESLRAVGFVHLSSVEQVHLPANRLYADRTDLMLLRIDGARLSSSVRWEPGVPADPDGMEFPHLYGPLPVDAVISVTPYRPGPDGRYAPLSA
- a CDS encoding RidA family protein, encoding MSRRASHGADYVDGVSQRVNISSGSEFERFVGYSRAVRVGPHVAVAGTTAPGDSAAAQAREALRRIDIALAQAGASFADVVRTRMYVTDISAWREIAEVHADVFGAIGPVATMVEVSALIDPGLLVEIEVDAFVAPD
- a CDS encoding methyltransferase; this encodes MRSTLTKADAPSAPKKKVPPVRIIRAIDGVRAGLATLHRSSVPGNIALLELATGAWTTQVLYVAAKLGIADELAAGPARAHDIAARVGAEPDALHRLMRALTSRGVLRQRRDGRFTLTPVGEALREGVDGSLRDMVLFIGHPARWADWGSLAYSVQTGRPAAEKLRGMPFFDYLATDPEFAAVFNNAMTAASGLSNDVALQAYDFTGARLVVDVGGGHGAVLATILRSAPNAKGILYDLPEVVAGAGALLDRSDVSQRSTVAAGSFMESVPAGGDLYVMKNIIHDWSDAEALTILRNIRAAVTDGGKLVLLEMVLPERASSFIGHLLDLEMLLMVSGRERTRSEYEQLLGQAGFQLTRVIPTVSPLSVVEAVAV
- a CDS encoding IS481 family transposase: MVHRNAPLSETGRLRLARCIVDDGWSLRRAAERFQVSVGTAVRWRDRYVELGEAGMADRSSRPHRSPNRTPTRTERRIIGVRVTRRWGPARIAYLLRLNVSTVHNVLRRYRIARLRWLDRATGRVVRRMESAACGDLVHVDVKKLGKIPAGGGWKMLGRSAGKRNAQADKTGATNKYRQPLRGYHFLHTALDAHSRLVFSEMLADERKETASEFWERANAWFVEQGIIVRKVLTDNGSCYRSHVFRKALGDDIEHRRTRPYRPQTNGKVERFHRTLADEWAYARLYTSDQQRCQEYPRWLHNYNHHRGHTALGGQPPASRVPNLSGQYN